One region of Mangifera indica cultivar Alphonso chromosome 3, CATAS_Mindica_2.1, whole genome shotgun sequence genomic DNA includes:
- the LOC123210472 gene encoding uncharacterized protein At5g19025-like: protein MPSTTTTTTATSTTSAATTAATSNPLLCKHSPSAALDLLILILVLFSGSFLISSYFSYIFHSLSLLLILLSHHHTSPSPSYLPYILGFLLLFVSVVLLLDFCCGSRSRKCSNPNCKGLKKAMQFDLRLQTDDCVRSGVADDIDRLPWRGGSESNPDYECLRAELRRMAPASGRAVLLFRARCGCAVAKLEGWGPRRGRKHKKAVASLASNRGDGR from the exons ATGCCCTCGACCACCACCACTACTACTGCCACCTCCACTACCTCCGCCGCTACCACCGCAGCCACCTCCAATCCCCTCCTCTGCAAACACTCCCCCTCCGCGGCTCTCGACctcctcatcctcatcctcgtCTTATTCTCTGGCAGTTTCTTAATCTCCTCCTACTTCTCCTACATCTTCCACTCCCTCTCCCTCCTCCTTATCCTCCTCTCCCACCACCACACCTCCCCCTCACCCTCTTACCTTCCGTACATCCTCGGCTTCCTTCTCCTCTTCGTTTCCGTCGTTTTGCTTCTCGATTTCTGCTGCGGGTCCCGTTCCAGGAAGTGTAGTAACCCTAATTGTAAGGGACTCAAGAAGGCTATGCAATTTGACTTGCGACTTCAGACCGATGATTGTGTGCGATCGGGTGTTGCCGATGATATTGATCGCTTGCCTTGGAGAGGTGGCTCCGAGTCTAATCCTGATTACGAGTGTCTTCGGGCCGAGTTACGGAGGATGGCTCCGGCTAGTGGTCGAGCTGTTCTGTTGTTTCGGGCCCGGTGTGGCTGCGCCGTCGCAAAACTTGAAGGCTGGGGACCCAGGCGTGGCAGAAAGCATAAGAa GGCTGTGGCTAGTCTGGCTTCAAATAGAGGAGATGGTCGCTGA
- the LOC123210126 gene encoding mediator of RNA polymerase II transcription subunit 33A-like isoform X2, whose protein sequence is MAVTVAGGGGGGGGAGGVWDSVVEITKVAQFKESDPLLWAMQLSSSLNSAGVSLPSTELAHVLVSYICWDNNVPILWKFLEKSLMLKIVPPFLLLSLLSDRVIPSRRLQPAAYRLYMELLKRYAFTLKCQIHDPDNQKVMKSIDAVLHLSENFGLPATEPFILVVEFIFTIVWQLLDASLDDEGLLELTPERESRWPTKPLEMEIDGCNDFDKERTEYQERLQNMNTVMAVEIIGQFLLNKVTSRIIYLARRNLPTHWVGFTQRIQLLGANSVALRNSKILTPEALLQLVSDTRIVFSQECNIKSPKNLHAVITFGSPACSAGLCHGVSCSALWLPLDIFLENVMDGYQVNTTSSVEIITGLIKTLQAINGTTWHDTFLGLLIAVLRLVQRERDLIEGPMPRLDPRLCILLSITPLVIVDLIDEEEAAPIDETECGSTNHWRENKGPGEHRSDLVSSLQVLGDYQGLLTPPQSVVSAANQAAAKAMLFLSGINIGSAYFECINMKDMPVSCSGNLRHLIVEACIARNLLDTSAYFWHGYVNGRIDQIPLSVPTQVPGWSSFMKGAAFTPTMINALVSNPASSLAELEKVFEIAVKGSEDEKISAATILCGASLIRGWNVQEHTIQFITRLLSPPAPADCDGSYSHLIDHAAMLNVLIVGIATVDCVQIFSLHGLVPQLACSLMPICEVFGSCVPNVSWTLPTGEEISAHAVFSNAFALLLKLWRFNHPPIEHGVGDVPTVGSQLTPEYLLSVRNSHLMSAESIHKDRNKKRLLAAASSSYPKPIFVDSFPKLKVWYRQHLRCIAATLSGLIHGTQVHQTVEELLNMMFRKINRGSQSLTSAVSGSSGSSGVVNEDNSLRPKLPAWDILEAVPFVVDAALTACAHGRLSPRELATGLKDLADFLPASLATIVSYFSAEVSRGVWKPAFMNGMDWPSPAANLLNVEEHIRRILATTGVDIPSLSAGGSSPATLPLPLAAFVSLTITYKIDKASERFLNLAGPALESLAAGCPWPCMPIVASLWTQKAKRWFDFLVFSASRTVFLHNSDALVQLLKSCFTATLGLSTNSISSNGGVGALLGHGFGSHICGGISPVAPGILYLRVYRSIRDIVFVTEEILSLLMHSVREIASSGLPSEKLKNLKTATKNGMRYWQVSLAAAMTKVKLAASLGASLVWLSGGLGLVQSVIKETLPSWFISVHRSEQEGSDGFDGLVAMLGGYALAYFAVLCGAFAWGVDSSSSASKRRPKVLATHLEFLASALDGKISLGCDRATWRAYVSGFVNLMVGCTPTWVLEMDVEILKSLGKGLTQWNEQELAMALLGIGGIGAMGAAAELIIEHDL, encoded by the exons ATGGCAGTCACAGTAGCCGGAGGaggcggcggcggcggcggcgcTGGTGGAGTGTGGGACAGCGTAGTGGAAATAACAAAGGTGGCGCAATTTAAAGAAAGTGATCCGTTATTGTGGGCTATGCAGTTGTCATCGAGTTTGAACTCGGCGGGAGTGAGTTTGCCTTCAACTGAGTTAGCCCACGTGTTGGTTTCGTACATTTGTTGGGATAACAATGTTCCCATTCTTTGGAAGTTTCTAGAAAAATCTCTCATGCTCAAGATCGTCCCTCCTTTTCTCCTCCTCTCTCTACTCTCTGACAG AGTCATTCCAAGTCGACGCTTGCAGCCAGCAGCGTATAGGCTCTACATGGAGCTTCTCAAGAGATATGCGTTTACACTAAAATGTCAAATCCATGACCCAGATAATCAAAA GGTTATGAAATCAATAGATGCTGTTCTTCATCTTTCTGAGAATTTTGGTCTTCCAGCAACTGAGCCTTTTATTCTTGTTGTTGAGTTTATCTTCACAATAGTGTGGCAATTGCTAGATGCATCACTAGATGATGAAGGATTGCTGGAACTTACCCCAGAAAGGGAGTCCAGATGGCCAACTAAACCTCTGGAAATGGAAATAGATGGATGCAATGATTTTGATAAGGAGAGGACTGAGTATCAAGAGAGATTGCAGAATATGAATACTGTGATGGCGGTTGAGATAATTGGGCAATTTCTGCTAAATAAAGTGACTTCAAGAATTATTTACTTGGCACGACGAAATTT GCCCACACATTGGGTTGGTTTCACCCAGAGAATACAGCTGCTAGGAGCAAATTCAGTTGCAttgagaaattcaaaaattttaactccTGAGGCTCTTCTACAGTTGGTATCTGACACTCGTATTGTCTTCTCTCAAGAATGCAATATAAAGTCACCAAAAAATTTGCATGCAGTTATAACCTTTGGATCTCCAGCTTGTTCTGCTGGTCTGTGCCATGGTGTTAGTTGTTCTGCACTTTGGCTACCACTTGACATTTTCTTAGAGAATGTTATGGATGGATATCAAGTTAATACAACAAGTTCTGTTGAAATAATAACTG GTTTGATTAAAACTCTTCAAGCAATTAATGGCACCACCTGGCATGACACCTTTTTAGGCCTTTTGATTGCTGTTCTTCGTCTCGTTCAAAGG GAGAGGGATCTGATTGAGGGCCCCATGCCCCGCCTAGATCCTCGTTTGTGCATATTGTTGTCAATCACACCTCTTGTTATTGTGGATCTTATTGATGAAGAAGAGGCCGCACCAATTGATGAAACAGAATGTGGGTCCACCAATCACTGGAGAGAAAATAAAGGTCCAGGAGAGCATCGCAGTGATTTGGTCTCCAGCTTACAAGTACTAGGAGACTATCAGGGTTTGCTGACTCCACCACAATCCGTTGTTTCTGCAGCCAATCAGGCCGCTGCCAAAGCTATGTTGTTTCTCTCAGGCATCAATATTGGGAGTGCATACTTTGAGTGCATCAATATGAAAGACATGCCAGTCAGTTGTT CTGGAAATTTACGCCACCTGATTGTAGAGGCTTGCATTGCTAGAAATCTTCTGGACACATCAGCATATTTCTGGCATGGCTATGTGAATGGACGCATTGACCAAATACCTCTTAGTGTGCCAACACAAGTGCCTGGTTGGTCATCGTTCATGAAGGGAGCTGCATTCACACCTACAATGATTAATGCTCTAGTTTCCAATCCTGCTTCAAG CCTGGCAGAGCTCGAGAAAGTTTTTGAGATTGCTGTCAAAGGATCTGAAGATGAGAAGATATCTGCTGCTACCATTCTTTGTGGAGCCTCTCTGATTCGAGGTTGGAATGTACAG GAACACACAATTCAGTTCATTACTAGATTATTGTCTCCTCCGGCTCCTGCTGATTGCGATGGGAGCTACAGCCATTTGATAGATCATGCTGCAATGCTGAATGTTCTAATTGTTGGGATTGCCACTGTTGATTGTGTACAGATCTTCTCTCTACATGGCCTA GTTCCTCAACTTGCATGCTCGTTGATGCCTATTTGTGAGGTTTTTGGATCATGTGTACCTAATGTCTCTTGGACACTCCCCACAGGCGAAGAAATCTCTGCTCATGCTGTTTTCTCAAATGCTTTTGCTCTTCTTTTAAAGCTTTGGAGGTTTAATCATCCACCAATTGAACATGGGGTGGGAGATGTGCCTACTGTTGGATCCCAGCTAACTCCCGAATACCTCCTCTCAGTAAGAAATTCCCATCTCATGTCTGCTGAAAGCATCCACAAAGATCGAAACAAAAAGAGACTCTTGGCAGCTGCAAGTTCATCATATCCAAAACCTATATTTGTGGActcatttccaaaattaaaagTCTGGTATCGACAGCATCTAAGGTGTATAGCTGCAACTCTCTCTGGCCTTATTCATGGAACTCAAGTTCATCAGACAGTAGAAGAACTTCTTAATATGATGTTCAGAAAGATCAACAGAGGAAGTCAGTCTTTAACTTCTGCTGTCTCCGGAAGCAGTGGTTCATCTGGAGTTGTAAATGAAGATAACTCTCTAAGACCTAAATTGCCTGCCTGGGATATTCTTGAAGCTGTTCCTTTTGTCGTCGATGCTGCTTTAACAGCATGCGCTCATGGAAGACTTTCTCCGCGTGAACTTGCTACAG GGCTTAAAGACTTGGCTGATTTTCTTCCTGCATCTTTGGCAACAATTGTAAGCTACTTCTCCGCCGAAGTAAGTCGAGGTGTTTGGAAACCAGCTTTTATGAATGGTATGGATTGGCCTAGCCCAGCTGCAAATTTGTTAAATGTTGAGGAACATATCAGGAGAATTCTCGCTACCACCGGTGTTGATATCCCAAGCCTTTCTGCAG GGGGGAGCTCTCCAGCTACACTTCCACTACCTTTGGCTGCCTTTGTAAGCCTCACTATTACCTATAAAATTGATAAGGCCTCAGAAAGATTTCTCAATTTGGCTGGCCCAGCCTTGGAGAGCCTTGCTGCAGGCTGTCCATGGCCTTGCATGCCTATTGTTGCTTCCCTATGGACCCAAAAGGCAAAAAGATGGTTTGACTTCCTGGTCTTTTCTGCATCTAGAACTGTCTTTCTTCACAACAGTGATGCACTGGTTCAACTTCTTAAAAGCTGCTTCACTGCCACGCTTGGCCTAAGCACCAATTCTATCTCAAGCAATGGTGGTGTTGGAGCTCTTCTGGGTCATGGATTTGGATCCCATATATGCGGTGGGATTTCCCCTGTTGCTCCGGGAATTCTCTATCTCCGTGTTTATCGATCCATCAGAGATATTGTGTTCGTAACTGAGGAGATTCTATCTCTCTTGATGCATTCTGTGAGAGAAATAGCATCTAGTGGTCTTCCTAGCGAGAAATTGAAGAACTTGAAGACAGCCACCAAAAATGGAATGAGATATTGGCAGGTTTCACTTGCTGCTGCAATGACTAAAGTGAAACTTGCAGCTTCACTTGGGGCTTCCTTAGTGTGGTTATCTGGGGGTTTAGGTTTAGTGCAGTCAGTGATAAAAGAAACTTTGCCTTCTTGGTTTATATCAGTTCACAGGTCTGAACAAGAAGGATCTGATGGGTTCGATGGGCTAGTAGCAATGCTTGGCGGATATGCACTTGCATACTTTGCTGTGCTTTGTGGCGCTTTTGCATGGGGAGTTGACTCATCATCTTCAGCATCAAAGCGACGTCCGAAAGTCCTTGCAACCCATCTGGAATTCCTTGCAAGTGCACTTGATGGCAAGATATCACTCGGTTGCGACAGGGCAACTTGGCGTGCCTATGTATCGGGATTCGTGAACCTGATGGTAGGTTGCACACCAACTTGGGTGCTGGAGATGGATGTAGAAATACTGAAGAGTCTAGGGAAGGGGCTAACACAGTGGAATGAACAGGAGCTTGCCATGGCATTGCTGGGGATTGGTGGAATTGGTGCTATGGGTGCAGCCGCTGAACTTATAATTGAGCATGATTTGTGA
- the LOC123211191 gene encoding endo-1,3;1,4-beta-D-glucanase-like isoform X2, giving the protein MAMASSQCLVNPPILSPTCGAGTVQELAGLKTYVTGPSDSKLAILFLSDGFGYEAPLFRKLADKVAASGFLVVAPDFFYGEPVDVRIPHFDGDAWVKAHDTDKGYEDAKPVIGALKSKGVSAIGAAGFCWGGKVAVKLASTNDIQAAVLLHPTWVTVDDIKEVKIPVAILGAEIDLYCPVEQVKQFAEILSIKSVCRLIPLLKHSLVSRMDGQ; this is encoded by the exons ATGGCAATGGCAAGCTCTCAGTGCCTTGTGAACCCACCAATCCTCAGCCCCACTTGTGGAGCAGGGACTGTCCAAGAACTTGCGGGTCTCAAAACTTATGTCACTGGCCCTTCTGATTCTAAGCTCGCTATTCTCTTCCTTTCTGATGGTTTTG GCTATGAAGCACCCCTGTTTAG GAAACTTGCAGACAAAGTTGCAGCATCTGGATTTTTAGTTGTGGCTCCTGATTTCTTTTATGGTGAGCCTGTTGATGTGAGGATCCCTCACTTTGATGGAGATGCTTGGGTAAAAGCTCATGACACG GACAAAGGATATGAAGATGCCAAACCAGTGATTGGTGCTCTCAAAAGTAAAGGTGTGTCTGCCATAGGGGCTGCAGGTTTTTGCTGGGGAG GGAAGGTGGCTGTGAAATTGGCAAGTACTAATGATATTCAGGCAGCCGTTCTGTTGCATCCTACCTGGGTCACGGTTGATGATATCAAAG AGGTTAAGATTCCGGTTGCCATTTTGGGAGCTGAAATTGATCTTTATTGCCCAGTAGAGCAAGTGAAACAATTTGCAGAGATACTGTCAATCAAATCTGTG
- the LOC123210126 gene encoding mediator of RNA polymerase II transcription subunit 33A-like isoform X1, with protein sequence MAVTVAGGGGGGGGAGGVWDSVVEITKVAQFKESDPLLWAMQLSSSLNSAGVSLPSTELAHVLVSYICWDNNVPILWKFLEKSLMLKIVPPFLLLSLLSDRVIPSRRLQPAAYRLYMELLKRYAFTLKCQIHDPDNQKVMKSIDAVLHLSENFGLPATEPFILVVEFIFTIVWQLLDASLDDEGLLELTPERESRWPTKPLEMEIDGCNDFDKERTEYQERLQNMNTVMAVEIIGQFLLNKVTSRIIYLARRNLPTHWVGFTQRIQLLGANSVALRNSKILTPEALLQLVSDTRIVFSQECNIKSPKNLHAVITFGSPACSAGLCHGVSCSALWLPLDIFLENVMDGYQVNTTSSVEIITGLIKTLQAINGTTWHDTFLGLLIAVLRLVQRERDLIEGPMPRLDPRLCILLSITPLVIVDLIDEEEAAPIDETECGSTNHWRENKGPGEHRSDLVSSLQVLGDYQGLLTPPQSVVSAANQAAAKAMLFLSGINIGSAYFECINMKDMPVSCSGNLRHLIVEACIARNLLDTSAYFWHGYVNGRIDQIPLSVPTQVPGWSSFMKGAAFTPTMINALVSNPASSLAELEKVFEIAVKGSEDEKISAATILCGASLIRGWNVQEHTIQFITRLLSPPAPADCDGSYSHLIDHAAMLNVLIVGIATVDCVQIFSLHGLVPQLACSLMPICEVFGSCVPNVSWTLPTGEEISAHAVFSNAFALLLKLWRFNHPPIEHGVGDVPTVGSQLTPEYLLSVRNSHLMSAESIHKDRNKKRLLAAASSSYPKPIFVDSFPKLKVWYRQHLRCIAATLSGLIHGTQVHQTVEELLNMMFRKINRGSQSLTSAVSGSSGSSGVVNEDNSLRPKLPAWDILEAVPFVVDAALTACAHGRLSPRELATGLKDLADFLPASLATIVSYFSAEVSRGVWKPAFMNGMDWPSPAANLLNVEEHIRRILATTGVDIPSLSAAGGSSPATLPLPLAAFVSLTITYKIDKASERFLNLAGPALESLAAGCPWPCMPIVASLWTQKAKRWFDFLVFSASRTVFLHNSDALVQLLKSCFTATLGLSTNSISSNGGVGALLGHGFGSHICGGISPVAPGILYLRVYRSIRDIVFVTEEILSLLMHSVREIASSGLPSEKLKNLKTATKNGMRYWQVSLAAAMTKVKLAASLGASLVWLSGGLGLVQSVIKETLPSWFISVHRSEQEGSDGFDGLVAMLGGYALAYFAVLCGAFAWGVDSSSSASKRRPKVLATHLEFLASALDGKISLGCDRATWRAYVSGFVNLMVGCTPTWVLEMDVEILKSLGKGLTQWNEQELAMALLGIGGIGAMGAAAELIIEHDL encoded by the exons ATGGCAGTCACAGTAGCCGGAGGaggcggcggcggcggcggcgcTGGTGGAGTGTGGGACAGCGTAGTGGAAATAACAAAGGTGGCGCAATTTAAAGAAAGTGATCCGTTATTGTGGGCTATGCAGTTGTCATCGAGTTTGAACTCGGCGGGAGTGAGTTTGCCTTCAACTGAGTTAGCCCACGTGTTGGTTTCGTACATTTGTTGGGATAACAATGTTCCCATTCTTTGGAAGTTTCTAGAAAAATCTCTCATGCTCAAGATCGTCCCTCCTTTTCTCCTCCTCTCTCTACTCTCTGACAG AGTCATTCCAAGTCGACGCTTGCAGCCAGCAGCGTATAGGCTCTACATGGAGCTTCTCAAGAGATATGCGTTTACACTAAAATGTCAAATCCATGACCCAGATAATCAAAA GGTTATGAAATCAATAGATGCTGTTCTTCATCTTTCTGAGAATTTTGGTCTTCCAGCAACTGAGCCTTTTATTCTTGTTGTTGAGTTTATCTTCACAATAGTGTGGCAATTGCTAGATGCATCACTAGATGATGAAGGATTGCTGGAACTTACCCCAGAAAGGGAGTCCAGATGGCCAACTAAACCTCTGGAAATGGAAATAGATGGATGCAATGATTTTGATAAGGAGAGGACTGAGTATCAAGAGAGATTGCAGAATATGAATACTGTGATGGCGGTTGAGATAATTGGGCAATTTCTGCTAAATAAAGTGACTTCAAGAATTATTTACTTGGCACGACGAAATTT GCCCACACATTGGGTTGGTTTCACCCAGAGAATACAGCTGCTAGGAGCAAATTCAGTTGCAttgagaaattcaaaaattttaactccTGAGGCTCTTCTACAGTTGGTATCTGACACTCGTATTGTCTTCTCTCAAGAATGCAATATAAAGTCACCAAAAAATTTGCATGCAGTTATAACCTTTGGATCTCCAGCTTGTTCTGCTGGTCTGTGCCATGGTGTTAGTTGTTCTGCACTTTGGCTACCACTTGACATTTTCTTAGAGAATGTTATGGATGGATATCAAGTTAATACAACAAGTTCTGTTGAAATAATAACTG GTTTGATTAAAACTCTTCAAGCAATTAATGGCACCACCTGGCATGACACCTTTTTAGGCCTTTTGATTGCTGTTCTTCGTCTCGTTCAAAGG GAGAGGGATCTGATTGAGGGCCCCATGCCCCGCCTAGATCCTCGTTTGTGCATATTGTTGTCAATCACACCTCTTGTTATTGTGGATCTTATTGATGAAGAAGAGGCCGCACCAATTGATGAAACAGAATGTGGGTCCACCAATCACTGGAGAGAAAATAAAGGTCCAGGAGAGCATCGCAGTGATTTGGTCTCCAGCTTACAAGTACTAGGAGACTATCAGGGTTTGCTGACTCCACCACAATCCGTTGTTTCTGCAGCCAATCAGGCCGCTGCCAAAGCTATGTTGTTTCTCTCAGGCATCAATATTGGGAGTGCATACTTTGAGTGCATCAATATGAAAGACATGCCAGTCAGTTGTT CTGGAAATTTACGCCACCTGATTGTAGAGGCTTGCATTGCTAGAAATCTTCTGGACACATCAGCATATTTCTGGCATGGCTATGTGAATGGACGCATTGACCAAATACCTCTTAGTGTGCCAACACAAGTGCCTGGTTGGTCATCGTTCATGAAGGGAGCTGCATTCACACCTACAATGATTAATGCTCTAGTTTCCAATCCTGCTTCAAG CCTGGCAGAGCTCGAGAAAGTTTTTGAGATTGCTGTCAAAGGATCTGAAGATGAGAAGATATCTGCTGCTACCATTCTTTGTGGAGCCTCTCTGATTCGAGGTTGGAATGTACAG GAACACACAATTCAGTTCATTACTAGATTATTGTCTCCTCCGGCTCCTGCTGATTGCGATGGGAGCTACAGCCATTTGATAGATCATGCTGCAATGCTGAATGTTCTAATTGTTGGGATTGCCACTGTTGATTGTGTACAGATCTTCTCTCTACATGGCCTA GTTCCTCAACTTGCATGCTCGTTGATGCCTATTTGTGAGGTTTTTGGATCATGTGTACCTAATGTCTCTTGGACACTCCCCACAGGCGAAGAAATCTCTGCTCATGCTGTTTTCTCAAATGCTTTTGCTCTTCTTTTAAAGCTTTGGAGGTTTAATCATCCACCAATTGAACATGGGGTGGGAGATGTGCCTACTGTTGGATCCCAGCTAACTCCCGAATACCTCCTCTCAGTAAGAAATTCCCATCTCATGTCTGCTGAAAGCATCCACAAAGATCGAAACAAAAAGAGACTCTTGGCAGCTGCAAGTTCATCATATCCAAAACCTATATTTGTGGActcatttccaaaattaaaagTCTGGTATCGACAGCATCTAAGGTGTATAGCTGCAACTCTCTCTGGCCTTATTCATGGAACTCAAGTTCATCAGACAGTAGAAGAACTTCTTAATATGATGTTCAGAAAGATCAACAGAGGAAGTCAGTCTTTAACTTCTGCTGTCTCCGGAAGCAGTGGTTCATCTGGAGTTGTAAATGAAGATAACTCTCTAAGACCTAAATTGCCTGCCTGGGATATTCTTGAAGCTGTTCCTTTTGTCGTCGATGCTGCTTTAACAGCATGCGCTCATGGAAGACTTTCTCCGCGTGAACTTGCTACAG GGCTTAAAGACTTGGCTGATTTTCTTCCTGCATCTTTGGCAACAATTGTAAGCTACTTCTCCGCCGAAGTAAGTCGAGGTGTTTGGAAACCAGCTTTTATGAATGGTATGGATTGGCCTAGCCCAGCTGCAAATTTGTTAAATGTTGAGGAACATATCAGGAGAATTCTCGCTACCACCGGTGTTGATATCCCAAGCCTTTCTGCAG CAGGGGGGAGCTCTCCAGCTACACTTCCACTACCTTTGGCTGCCTTTGTAAGCCTCACTATTACCTATAAAATTGATAAGGCCTCAGAAAGATTTCTCAATTTGGCTGGCCCAGCCTTGGAGAGCCTTGCTGCAGGCTGTCCATGGCCTTGCATGCCTATTGTTGCTTCCCTATGGACCCAAAAGGCAAAAAGATGGTTTGACTTCCTGGTCTTTTCTGCATCTAGAACTGTCTTTCTTCACAACAGTGATGCACTGGTTCAACTTCTTAAAAGCTGCTTCACTGCCACGCTTGGCCTAAGCACCAATTCTATCTCAAGCAATGGTGGTGTTGGAGCTCTTCTGGGTCATGGATTTGGATCCCATATATGCGGTGGGATTTCCCCTGTTGCTCCGGGAATTCTCTATCTCCGTGTTTATCGATCCATCAGAGATATTGTGTTCGTAACTGAGGAGATTCTATCTCTCTTGATGCATTCTGTGAGAGAAATAGCATCTAGTGGTCTTCCTAGCGAGAAATTGAAGAACTTGAAGACAGCCACCAAAAATGGAATGAGATATTGGCAGGTTTCACTTGCTGCTGCAATGACTAAAGTGAAACTTGCAGCTTCACTTGGGGCTTCCTTAGTGTGGTTATCTGGGGGTTTAGGTTTAGTGCAGTCAGTGATAAAAGAAACTTTGCCTTCTTGGTTTATATCAGTTCACAGGTCTGAACAAGAAGGATCTGATGGGTTCGATGGGCTAGTAGCAATGCTTGGCGGATATGCACTTGCATACTTTGCTGTGCTTTGTGGCGCTTTTGCATGGGGAGTTGACTCATCATCTTCAGCATCAAAGCGACGTCCGAAAGTCCTTGCAACCCATCTGGAATTCCTTGCAAGTGCACTTGATGGCAAGATATCACTCGGTTGCGACAGGGCAACTTGGCGTGCCTATGTATCGGGATTCGTGAACCTGATGGTAGGTTGCACACCAACTTGGGTGCTGGAGATGGATGTAGAAATACTGAAGAGTCTAGGGAAGGGGCTAACACAGTGGAATGAACAGGAGCTTGCCATGGCATTGCTGGGGATTGGTGGAATTGGTGCTATGGGTGCAGCCGCTGAACTTATAATTGAGCATGATTTGTGA
- the LOC123210301 gene encoding ribonucleoside-diphosphate reductase small chain A, with the protein MGSLRDETKHVRGQHNEEEEEPILKEQNQRFCMFPIRYKQLWEMYKKAEASFWTAEEVDLSQDMQHWDNLSDSEKHFISHVLAFFAASDGIVLENLAARFLNDVQIPEARAFYGFQIAMENIHSEMYSLLLETYIKDPKEKHSLFNAVESIPCVATKAKWALQWIHSGNTFGERLVAFACVEGIFFSGSFCAIFWLKKRGLMPGLTFSNELISRDEGLHCDFACLLYSLLRKQLDWKKVHHIIHEAVEIETQFVCDALPCALIGMNSTLMSEYIKFVADRLLVALGYQRKYNVENPFDWMEFISLQGKANFFERRVGDYQKASIMSSLENGGRNYDFKLDEDF; encoded by the exons ATGGGGTCTTTAAGGGATGAAACAAAGCATGTAAGAGGGCAAcataatgaagaagaagaagagccaATATTAAAGGAGCAAAACCAGAGGTTTTGTATGTTCCCCATTAGGTACAAGCAACTTTGGGAGATGTACAAGAAGGCTGAAGCCAGTTTTTGGACTg CTGAGGAGGTTGATCTCTCCCAGGATATGCAGCATTGGGACAACCTATCTGATTCTGAGAAACACTTTATAAGCCACGTATTGGCATTTTTTGCTGCTTCTGATGGGATTGTTTTGGAGAACTTAGCTGCAAGATTTCTAAATGATGTTCAAATACCAGAG GCCCGGGCATTTTATGGGTTTCAAATTGCAATGGAGAATATTCATTCTG AGATGTACAGCTTGCTTTTAGAGACATATATTAAGGACCCAAAGGAGAAGCATAGTTTGTTTAATGCAGTTGAAAGCATTCCTTGTGTGGCTACTAAGGCTAAATGGGCTTTGCAGTGGATTCATAG CGGAAATACTTTTGGAGAGAGACTTGTAGCTTTTGCATGTGTCGAAGGAATTTTTTTCTCTGGAAG CTTCTGCGCTATATTTTGGCTGAAAAAGAGGGGATTGATGCCAGGTTTGACATTCTCAAATGAGCTTATATCTAGAGACGAGGGATTACACTGTGACTTTGCTTGCCTTCTGTACAG TTTGCTACGAAAGCAGCTAGATTGGAAAAAAGTTCATCACATTATTCATGAAGCTGTAGAAATTGAAACTCAGTTTGTCTGTGACGCCCTTCCTTGTGCACTGATCGGCATGAACTCAACTTTGATGAGCGAGTACATTAAGTTTGTTGCTGATCGCCTTTTG GTTGCCTTAGGGTACCAGAGGAAGTACAACGTGGAAAATCCCTTTGATTGGATGGAATTTATATCTTTGCA GGGAAAAGCTAACTTTTTTGAGAGACGGGTAGGCGATTATCAGAAGGCTTCAATCATGTCAAGCCTTGAAAATGGAGGCAGAAACTATGACTTCAAGTTGGATGAAGACTTTTAG